Proteins found in one Pontibacter sp. SGAir0037 genomic segment:
- a CDS encoding DUF5686 and carboxypeptidase regulatory-like domain-containing protein encodes MRRLYFLLCCILLPFLANAAVVSGRILDEKGQGLPFASIYIKETASGTSGNEQGYFQLQLPPGAYTLEFKFVGYKAEIKTITVGEANQELTVQLTPETLHLKEVIVRASDEDPAYAIMRNAIRLRKYHLQEALAWSAQVYMKCVVRMDKVPGKVLGIRVVDVDTGIVYLSESVSQLHFKQPNKINERMISSRVSGEKKGFSFNQASEMNISFYENLLKVEGLSERGFVSPLASNALFFYAYEYLGTFQENGRTINKIKVIPRRKNDPVFSGNIYIVDGSWRIHSIDLRLNKSAGVEFVDFIRVQQVYAPVQENVWMLVSQKYNFEASGMGFKGRGNITGAYSNYKVQAAYSKPPALEEPAPEETVPEVVAAKPARKKRPKLVKPKEATPQEQPPIHDEKLFSKEVLVIEREANARDSAYWAAIRPVPLTREEIQDYHTKDSLEVIVTSREYKDSVDRLRNKPSVGNLFIRGYTYSNSYDRKAYEVVPLFNIRGGESLLQYNTVEGAVINLATRYTKRYKDRRNYEIAPAIRYGFANSQLNVRLRASYNYNPVKRSVIAVEGGRYVEQLNNLEPISSFANTFYTLFMHQNYMKLYQRDYGQVSFRREVLNGVYLNTFVNYANRIPLQNATYFTFRERESAGFTSNVPVNAELADASFQENQALTTSVILSYRPGQRYITRPDMKININTGYPTFSFGYRAGIKGILGSDVKYQTIAMRITDDLDLGLLGTSSYSVQGGTFWGKENITVVDLKHFNGNRTVFAGAYEGFQLLDYYRYSTSHAYLEGHFEHHFNGFLFNKIPLFRHLKLQEVAGLHYLYTKESDNYLELNLGVEHILKVLRIDFVTAFQEKQKVHTGFRIGLGF; translated from the coding sequence ATGCGCCGATTGTATTTCTTGTTGTGCTGTATTTTGCTACCCTTTCTTGCTAATGCTGCTGTTGTAAGCGGGCGCATACTAGATGAGAAGGGGCAGGGTTTGCCGTTTGCCAGTATCTATATAAAAGAAACAGCCAGTGGAACCAGCGGTAATGAGCAAGGCTATTTTCAGCTGCAACTGCCTCCGGGAGCCTATACCCTGGAATTTAAGTTTGTTGGCTATAAGGCTGAAATCAAAACCATAACAGTAGGAGAGGCTAACCAGGAGCTGACCGTACAGCTTACTCCGGAGACGCTGCACCTGAAAGAAGTGATTGTGCGGGCTTCCGATGAAGATCCTGCTTATGCCATCATGCGCAATGCCATCAGGTTGCGGAAATATCACTTGCAGGAAGCCCTGGCCTGGAGCGCGCAAGTGTATATGAAATGTGTGGTTCGGATGGATAAAGTGCCAGGGAAGGTGTTAGGTATAAGAGTGGTTGACGTAGACACGGGTATTGTTTACTTATCGGAATCTGTGTCGCAGCTACACTTTAAGCAGCCCAATAAAATAAACGAACGCATGATATCCTCGCGCGTGAGTGGCGAAAAGAAAGGCTTCAGCTTTAACCAGGCCTCAGAAATGAACATCAGTTTTTATGAGAACCTGCTTAAAGTAGAGGGCTTGAGCGAAAGAGGCTTTGTTTCGCCGCTTGCAAGCAATGCACTCTTCTTTTATGCTTACGAATACCTGGGTACTTTCCAGGAAAACGGGCGCACCATCAACAAAATAAAAGTAATTCCCCGCCGCAAAAACGATCCGGTATTCTCAGGTAATATCTATATAGTAGATGGCAGCTGGCGCATACACAGCATCGACTTACGCCTGAACAAAAGTGCTGGTGTAGAGTTTGTCGATTTTATCCGGGTACAGCAGGTGTATGCCCCGGTGCAGGAAAACGTGTGGATGCTGGTTTCACAGAAGTATAATTTTGAAGCTTCCGGCATGGGCTTTAAGGGCAGAGGAAACATAACAGGAGCTTATTCAAACTATAAAGTGCAGGCTGCTTACAGTAAACCCCCTGCGCTGGAAGAGCCAGCGCCTGAAGAAACTGTTCCGGAGGTTGTGGCTGCCAAACCTGCCCGGAAAAAGCGGCCTAAGCTGGTGAAGCCTAAAGAAGCTACACCACAGGAGCAGCCGCCTATTCACGATGAAAAGCTATTTAGCAAAGAAGTGCTGGTGATAGAGCGGGAAGCTAATGCCCGCGACTCTGCTTACTGGGCTGCTATAAGGCCTGTTCCTTTAACAAGAGAGGAAATCCAGGATTATCACACAAAAGACAGCCTGGAGGTAATTGTAACTTCTCGGGAGTATAAAGACTCAGTAGACAGACTTCGTAACAAGCCATCTGTCGGGAACCTCTTTATAAGGGGCTATACTTACTCCAACAGTTATGACCGAAAAGCCTATGAAGTAGTGCCTTTGTTTAATATACGGGGTGGCGAAAGCTTGCTTCAGTACAATACAGTGGAAGGTGCCGTTATTAACCTGGCAACGCGCTATACGAAGCGGTACAAAGACCGCCGCAACTACGAAATTGCTCCTGCGATCCGCTACGGGTTTGCCAACAGCCAGCTAAATGTAAGGCTAAGGGCTAGCTATAACTATAACCCGGTAAAGCGCAGTGTTATAGCTGTAGAAGGTGGCAGGTATGTAGAGCAGCTCAATAACCTGGAGCCTATCTCTTCTTTTGCAAATACTTTTTATACGCTCTTTATGCACCAGAACTACATGAAGCTGTATCAGCGGGATTATGGGCAGGTGAGCTTCAGAAGAGAAGTCTTGAACGGCGTGTACTTGAATACCTTTGTGAATTATGCGAATCGCATTCCGCTGCAGAATGCGACCTACTTTACCTTCAGAGAGCGTGAATCAGCAGGTTTTACTTCTAATGTACCTGTAAATGCAGAATTGGCAGATGCTTCTTTTCAGGAAAACCAGGCATTAACTACATCTGTTATACTTAGCTACAGGCCCGGACAACGCTACATTACCCGTCCTGATATGAAAATTAATATTAATACAGGTTATCCTACTTTCTCGTTTGGTTACAGGGCAGGTATAAAAGGTATATTAGGCAGCGACGTAAAATACCAAACCATAGCCATGCGCATTACAGATGACCTGGATTTAGGTTTACTCGGAACCAGCAGCTATAGTGTGCAGGGAGGCACCTTCTGGGGCAAAGAAAATATAACAGTGGTAGATCTTAAGCACTTTAACGGCAACAGAACTGTATTTGCAGGTGCTTACGAAGGCTTTCAATTGCTAGATTATTACCGCTATAGTACCAGCCATGCGTACCTGGAAGGGCATTTTGAGCATCATTTTAATGGCTTTCTGTTTAATAAAATTCCTTTATTCCGCCACCTGAAGTTGCAGGAAGTGGCAGGCTTGCATTACCTGTATACAAAAGAATCGGATAATTACCTGGAGCTAAATCTGGGTGTGGAGCATATTCTTAAAGTACTGCGTATTGATTTTGTCACTGCTTTTCAGGAGAAACAGAAAGTGCACACAGGCTTTAGGATCGGGCTTGGCTTCTGA
- a CDS encoding EamA family transporter, with translation MKTLKANPYYAAGIAAFVIWGFIPFPLKALAAFPSGQILFFRIALSIVFLLIISLLFRRRSIRSTIQQVKQSAARERRLFFTYTFLGGLLLTVNWLSFIYVINHINIQTGSFSYLLCPILTAVLGFLLLKEPLRTNQWLAIGLSALSCILVGTGEITSLLYSLLVGLSYAFYLITQRLLKVYDKIVLLNLQLILAFAFIAPFYSYFTSGTTPALNTHFFLNIAMLSALFTVLPLFLNLYALKELTSGTIGILMYINPLLNFIMAFLYFNEETTLTKVMAYLLIFVSVIIYNINLKGRKKTGAGMVIPPVGTTAVVK, from the coding sequence ATGAAGACACTAAAGGCAAACCCATACTATGCAGCCGGTATTGCGGCATTTGTTATCTGGGGATTTATACCGTTCCCACTGAAAGCACTGGCTGCGTTTCCCAGCGGCCAGATCCTGTTCTTTAGAATAGCCTTATCTATTGTTTTTTTACTGATCATCTCCCTGTTATTCCGCAGGAGAAGCATCAGGAGCACAATACAGCAAGTAAAGCAATCTGCCGCCAGAGAGCGGAGGCTGTTCTTCACTTATACTTTTTTGGGAGGCCTGCTTCTTACAGTAAACTGGCTTTCTTTTATCTATGTCATTAACCATATCAACATTCAGACAGGCTCTTTTTCTTACCTGCTTTGCCCTATTTTAACAGCTGTACTTGGGTTCCTGCTGCTAAAAGAGCCACTACGAACAAACCAATGGCTGGCAATCGGGCTAAGTGCTTTAAGCTGCATTTTGGTTGGCACCGGAGAAATAACCAGCTTACTTTATAGCCTGTTGGTTGGCCTGAGCTATGCTTTTTACCTGATCACGCAGCGTTTACTAAAAGTATACGATAAGATTGTACTGCTTAATCTGCAACTGATTCTTGCGTTTGCCTTTATAGCTCCCTTTTACAGCTACTTTACAAGCGGAACCACACCAGCATTAAACACGCATTTCTTTCTGAACATTGCAATGCTGAGTGCTTTATTTACAGTATTACCACTGTTCCTGAACCTGTATGCCTTAAAAGAACTCACCTCGGGCACCATTGGGATACTTATGTACATAAACCCGCTCCTCAACTTTATAATGGCTTTCCTGTATTTTAACGAAGAAACCACTCTTACTAAAGTTATGGCTTACCTGCTCATTTTTGTATCGGTTATTATTTACAACATTAACCTGAAAGGCAGAAAGAAAACCGGAGCAGGCATGGTGATACCACCTGTAGGCACTACGGCCGTGGTAAAGTAA
- a CDS encoding bifunctional UDP-N-acetylmuramoyl-tripeptide:D-alanyl-D-alanine ligase/alanine racemase produces MLKFQELISITQGQVLQYVQQVPVQQLFTDSRKLSQSAGTLFFAIKGTWNDGHRYLASLYEQGVRQFVVEKASEELKQELKEANILEVKDSLKALQDVAAWHRKQFSIPVIGITGSNGKTIVKEWLAQLLSADEQVVKSPRSYNSQLGVPLSVWQLNSNHTLGIFEAGISLPGEMDNLQSIIQPTWGIFTNIGSAHDEGFASRQQKVAEKLKLFSATALLFYCSDHELIHQAVKEKQLKTFTWSRSREADVTISGMTAAGHKTIVVYNYLGQKQRLAIPFTDEASVENVLHCLAVLLYRGLPLNEIQDRLDRLHPVAMRLEMKEAINGCYLIDDTYNNDLAGLAIALDLLASQPKREKHTLILSDLLQSGLQEEALYKQVAELVQARGVQRLIGIGTTISAHAHQFACDCTFFPGTTEFLEQFRPAQFQNEVILIKGARVFEFERIVQAFQQKVHGTVLEVNLDALVHNLNFYRSKIAPGTKLMVMVKAFAYGSGSFEVANLLQFHNVDYLAVAYADEGVMLREHGITVPIMVMNPSSDSFAKLRQYNLEPEIYSLEQLEAFGMSLPKSGIFKIHLKLDTGMHRLGFTAGDFKQLFSLLSQYQQVQVISTFSHLAGADEALHNDFSETQIATFRKLAAEVEENIGYKVIKHILNSAGIVRFPQHQLDMVRLGIGLYGVEATGSEQEALRPVSTLKTTISQIKEIKQGETVGYSRKGVADVDKKIATIAIGYADGYDRRFSNGVGQVLVNGSYAPVIGNVCMDMCMVDITGIEAKAGSEVTVFGPQLTLVELAKKIGTIPYELLTNVSSRVKRVFYAE; encoded by the coding sequence ATGCTTAAGTTTCAGGAGCTCATTTCTATTACACAAGGGCAGGTGTTGCAGTATGTGCAGCAAGTGCCTGTGCAGCAATTATTTACCGATAGTCGTAAGTTATCGCAATCTGCAGGCACTCTTTTTTTTGCTATAAAAGGTACATGGAACGACGGGCACAGGTATCTTGCCTCCCTCTATGAGCAGGGGGTAAGGCAATTTGTGGTAGAAAAGGCCAGCGAGGAACTAAAGCAGGAGCTGAAGGAGGCTAATATCCTGGAGGTGAAAGATAGCCTGAAAGCCTTACAGGATGTAGCTGCATGGCACAGGAAACAGTTTTCGATACCTGTTATTGGGATTACTGGCAGCAATGGTAAAACCATTGTGAAAGAGTGGCTGGCACAGCTGCTAAGTGCAGATGAGCAGGTGGTAAAAAGTCCGCGCAGTTACAATTCGCAGCTTGGAGTGCCGCTCTCGGTATGGCAATTAAACTCAAACCATACACTGGGTATTTTTGAGGCAGGCATATCACTGCCTGGCGAAATGGATAACCTGCAATCTATTATTCAGCCAACCTGGGGCATTTTTACGAATATAGGCAGTGCCCACGACGAAGGCTTTGCCTCGAGGCAGCAGAAAGTAGCAGAAAAGCTGAAGTTATTTTCGGCTACAGCACTTCTTTTTTACTGCTCTGACCATGAACTGATCCATCAGGCGGTAAAAGAAAAGCAATTAAAAACGTTTACCTGGTCGCGCAGCCGTGAAGCAGATGTTACTATTTCGGGTATGACAGCAGCTGGCCATAAGACTATCGTGGTGTATAACTATCTGGGGCAGAAACAGCGTTTAGCTATACCTTTTACAGATGAGGCTTCGGTAGAAAATGTACTGCACTGCCTGGCGGTGTTGCTTTACCGCGGTTTGCCTCTAAATGAGATACAGGACAGGCTGGACAGGCTGCACCCAGTAGCGATGCGCCTCGAAATGAAAGAAGCCATTAACGGGTGCTATCTGATAGACGACACTTATAATAACGATCTGGCTGGACTGGCTATAGCACTGGACCTGCTGGCAAGCCAGCCAAAAAGAGAAAAGCACACGCTTATACTCTCTGACCTCCTGCAATCGGGCTTGCAGGAAGAGGCGCTTTATAAGCAGGTAGCAGAGCTGGTGCAGGCCCGTGGGGTACAGCGGCTGATTGGTATCGGAACCACCATTTCCGCTCATGCCCACCAGTTCGCCTGCGATTGTACTTTTTTTCCGGGCACTACAGAGTTTCTGGAGCAGTTCAGGCCAGCACAGTTTCAGAACGAGGTAATCCTGATAAAAGGAGCCAGGGTATTTGAGTTTGAAAGAATTGTACAGGCTTTTCAGCAGAAGGTACATGGCACTGTGCTGGAAGTGAACCTGGATGCACTGGTGCATAACCTGAACTTTTACCGTTCTAAAATAGCACCAGGTACCAAGCTGATGGTAATGGTGAAAGCCTTTGCTTACGGAAGCGGGAGTTTTGAAGTAGCTAACCTGCTTCAGTTCCACAATGTGGATTACTTGGCTGTAGCGTATGCCGATGAGGGGGTAATGCTGCGGGAGCATGGCATTACAGTCCCGATTATGGTTATGAACCCTTCTTCCGATAGTTTTGCAAAACTGAGGCAGTATAACCTGGAGCCCGAAATATATTCGCTGGAGCAATTAGAGGCCTTTGGTATGTCTTTACCTAAATCAGGGATTTTTAAGATTCACCTGAAACTGGACACCGGTATGCATCGCCTTGGCTTTACTGCCGGTGATTTTAAACAGCTTTTCTCTTTGCTGTCTCAGTACCAGCAGGTGCAGGTTATCAGCACCTTCAGCCATTTGGCCGGAGCCGACGAAGCACTGCACAACGATTTTTCTGAAACACAGATTGCTACCTTCAGAAAACTGGCAGCAGAGGTAGAGGAGAACATCGGCTACAAAGTAATCAAGCATATCCTCAATTCAGCTGGTATCGTAAGGTTTCCACAGCATCAGTTAGATATGGTGCGCCTGGGTATTGGTTTGTACGGTGTAGAAGCTACAGGATCGGAGCAGGAGGCGCTACGGCCCGTGAGCACACTTAAAACCACTATTTCCCAGATAAAAGAAATAAAGCAAGGCGAAACGGTTGGCTATAGCCGAAAGGGTGTCGCAGATGTGGATAAAAAAATAGCCACTATTGCTATTGGCTATGCCGATGGCTACGACCGTCGGTTCAGCAATGGTGTAGGGCAGGTGCTTGTTAATGGGAGTTATGCACCTGTTATCGGTAATGTATGCATGGATATGTGTATGGTAGATATTACAGGCATAGAGGCAAAAGCAGGGAGCGAAGTAACGGTATTCGGCCCACAATTAACTTTAGTAGAACTGGCAAAAAAGATAGGCACTATTCCCTATGAACTTCTTACCAACGTGAGTTCCAGGGTAAAGCGGGTGTTCTATGCGGAGTAG
- a CDS encoding FeoA family protein, whose product MQNRKEEKQVQKSLRDLKVGEYGVISSLNDPEMALKLLEMGCIPGTEVKMNSKAPLGDPITIIINDYTLSLRLDEAETILLKK is encoded by the coding sequence GTGCAAAACAGGAAAGAAGAGAAGCAGGTGCAGAAAAGTCTACGCGATTTAAAAGTAGGCGAGTACGGAGTGATAAGTTCTTTGAATGATCCTGAAATGGCGCTAAAACTGCTGGAAATGGGTTGTATTCCTGGTACAGAGGTGAAAATGAACAGTAAAGCACCTCTTGGTGACCCGATTACTATTATAATAAACGACTATACCCTTTCCCTGCGTTTAGACGAAGCCGAAACCATATTGCTGAAGAAGTAA
- the feoB gene encoding ferrous iron transport protein B, whose amino-acid sequence MSVTAQPEIVEEKRATASRAVAKIALIGNPNSGKTSLFNQLTGLNQKVGNFPGVTVDKKTGISQITQNQKAQIIDLPGTYSLYPKSLDERVIIDLLYDPKSNYYPDLVIVTADASNLKRNLLLFTQLADLQIPAVLALNMMDVAEEAGIKIDIESLQKELGVPIIPMNARKGAGVAALKIVISQQLANTTSKFFAIPAEVKPLVKNIRAYFELQNDYLALHYAHQYKSLKFLSEKDKAWLEDQLAAEGFHSTTQQANETIARYARINDVLLDVVKVEKVSKDERLSNRIDQVLTHKVFGFMIFFMVLFLMFQAIFAWASYPMDLIDVGVASLNELIQENFNGPLINLLTEGVIAGLGGVLIFVPQIAILFAFIAILEETGYMARVTFMMDKIMRKFGLNGKSVVPLISGVACAVPAVMSARTIENWKDRMITIFVTPLMSCSARIPVYTVLIALVVPETYYFGFLNLQGLVLMGLYLTGFLAAVLSAWVLKKILKARERSYFIMEFPVYKMPRWKNVGLTIVEKSKTFVFEAGKVIVAVSIVLWVLASYGPGNSFEAVEEQVLQQVDGKGLSEEQVQNQIASAQLESSYAGIIGRTIEPVIRPLGYDWKIGIALLTSFAAREVFVGTMSTIYSIGEEENVSTIKNKLMAEKDDQGQPFFTPARAFSLLVFYMFAMQCISTLAIVRRETKSWTWPLAQLLYMSGLAYVAAFITFQVFR is encoded by the coding sequence ATGTCTGTAACTGCCCAGCCTGAAATAGTAGAAGAAAAAAGAGCAACAGCCAGTCGTGCGGTAGCTAAAATAGCGTTGATAGGTAATCCAAATTCAGGTAAAACCTCCCTTTTTAACCAACTTACGGGCCTTAACCAAAAGGTGGGGAATTTTCCTGGTGTTACAGTCGACAAAAAAACTGGTATTAGCCAGATCACGCAAAACCAGAAAGCTCAGATAATCGACTTGCCTGGTACCTATAGCTTATATCCAAAGTCTTTAGATGAGCGTGTAATTATAGATCTTTTATACGATCCAAAATCAAATTATTATCCTGACCTGGTTATAGTTACAGCTGATGCCTCAAACCTGAAGCGAAACCTGCTGCTGTTTACCCAGTTAGCAGATTTACAGATACCAGCTGTGCTTGCGCTGAACATGATGGATGTGGCTGAAGAGGCCGGTATAAAGATTGATATTGAGTCGCTGCAAAAGGAGTTGGGGGTGCCTATCATTCCTATGAATGCGCGAAAAGGTGCTGGAGTGGCAGCTTTAAAAATTGTAATATCCCAGCAGCTGGCTAACACTACTTCTAAATTCTTCGCAATTCCAGCAGAAGTGAAGCCATTGGTTAAAAATATCAGAGCTTACTTTGAATTGCAGAATGATTATCTGGCGTTGCATTATGCGCATCAGTATAAGAGCCTGAAGTTTCTGTCCGAAAAAGATAAGGCGTGGCTCGAAGATCAGTTAGCAGCAGAAGGATTTCATTCTACTACACAGCAGGCTAATGAAACGATTGCCCGCTATGCCCGCATCAACGATGTGTTGCTGGATGTGGTAAAAGTGGAGAAGGTAAGTAAGGATGAGAGGTTAAGTAACCGCATCGACCAGGTACTTACCCATAAAGTATTTGGGTTCATGATATTCTTTATGGTGCTGTTTCTGATGTTTCAGGCCATTTTTGCCTGGGCCAGTTACCCCATGGACCTGATAGATGTTGGGGTTGCCAGTTTAAATGAACTGATACAAGAAAATTTTAACGGGCCGTTAATAAACCTGCTAACAGAGGGTGTTATTGCCGGTTTGGGAGGAGTGCTTATTTTCGTTCCTCAGATTGCTATATTATTTGCTTTTATTGCCATACTGGAGGAGACGGGTTATATGGCCCGTGTTACCTTTATGATGGATAAGATTATGCGCAAGTTTGGCCTGAATGGTAAAAGTGTAGTGCCGCTTATATCCGGTGTGGCTTGTGCTGTACCGGCGGTTATGTCGGCTCGTACCATCGAGAACTGGAAAGACCGCATGATCACGATTTTTGTGACACCACTGATGAGTTGCTCGGCACGCATTCCTGTATATACTGTACTTATTGCGCTGGTAGTGCCCGAAACGTACTACTTTGGTTTTCTGAACCTGCAGGGGTTGGTGTTGATGGGACTCTATCTGACGGGTTTTCTGGCAGCCGTACTTTCTGCCTGGGTGCTGAAGAAGATTCTGAAAGCCCGTGAACGTAGCTACTTTATCATGGAGTTCCCGGTATACAAAATGCCTCGCTGGAAGAATGTTGGTTTAACCATTGTGGAAAAGTCGAAGACCTTTGTTTTTGAAGCCGGAAAGGTAATTGTAGCTGTTTCTATTGTGTTATGGGTGCTTGCTTCTTACGGGCCTGGGAATAGTTTTGAAGCAGTAGAAGAGCAGGTACTGCAGCAAGTTGACGGCAAGGGGCTTTCTGAAGAACAGGTGCAAAACCAAATAGCCTCTGCTCAATTAGAGTCTTCTTACGCCGGTATTATTGGTCGTACAATAGAACCTGTTATCAGGCCATTGGGCTACGACTGGAAAATTGGTATAGCCCTACTTACATCTTTTGCCGCACGCGAGGTGTTTGTGGGTACTATGTCCACCATTTATAGCATTGGTGAAGAAGAGAATGTAAGTACCATTAAAAACAAGCTGATGGCCGAGAAAGACGATCAGGGGCAACCATTCTTTACTCCAGCCCGCGCCTTCTCATTGCTTGTATTCTATATGTTTGCGATGCAATGCATCAGCACACTGGCCATTGTGCGCCGCGAAACCAAAAGCTGGACTTGGCCCCTGGCCCAGTTACTTTACATGAGCGGGTTAGCGTATGTGGCGGCATTCATTACATTTCAGGTTTTTAGGTAG